From the genome of Cyanobacteria bacterium GSL.Bin1, one region includes:
- a CDS encoding DUF433 domain-containing protein: MQLEDYFEFVSEDDIRLKGHRVGIDNVLSYYLDGYTPEEIQGELNTLSLEVIYATITYYHHNRLQIDAYLKRLSEWQEQRYQAFCNDTTSPVIDRLRSKKAQRQPTMNDGENQVFAR; this comes from the coding sequence ATGCAGCTAGAAGATTACTTTGAATTTGTCAGTGAAGATGATATTCGCCTCAAAGGGCATCGCGTCGGGATTGATAATGTTTTAAGTTATTATCTTGACGGTTATACCCCAGAAGAAATTCAGGGGGAGCTAAACACTCTCAGTTTGGAAGTCATTTATGCCACAATTACTTACTACCATCACAACCGATTGCAAATAGATGCTTATCTTAAGCGCCTTTCGGAGTGGCAAGAACAGCGCTATCAAGCCTTTTGCAATGATACTACTTCACCTGTGATCGATCGTTTGAGAAGCAAAAAAGCACAGCGTCAACCAACCATGAACGACGGTGAAAATCAAGTTTTTGCTAGATGA